A region of the Yarrowia lipolytica chromosome 1C, complete sequence genome:
CTCACCCGTTGACGCTCCAGCCAAGCTGCGGATTCCCGAGCCTAACGAGTTCCCCGAGATTGTGGACGAGGGCACCAAGCCGCCGTTCTCGTACGCACAGCTCATCGGCATGGCCATCCTGCGGTCGCCCAACCGCAAGCTCACGCTGTCACAGATCTACGAGTGGATCAACACCACGTTCAAGTGGTACTCGCAGCAGAAGAGCGGATGGCAAAACTCCATCCGACACAACCTGTCGCTCAACAAGGCATTCAAAAAGCAGGAGCGCCCCAAGAGCGACCCCGGAAAGGGTAACTACTGGATGATTGAGCCGGGCatggagcagcagtttcTCAAAGAGCGTATCAATAAGAAGCCCGCTCCTCAGCAGGAGTCTCGATACTCGCGAGAGGCCATGTCGCGCTCCAACAGTGACTCAATGGGCCAGGGCTCTTTCGGTGAGTCCCACGGTCCTCCCCCCAGCCAGTTCATGGGTGTCATGTCTCCTTTCAAGGCCACTCCCATGCAGAACGGTGCTGTTCAGGGCCAGATTCCCATGCAGATGCCTACGTCGATTAGTCATCACacccagcaacagcagcagcagcctcagcaaGTCCAACATacacagcagcagcctcagcaacagcagcaacaccatcagcagcaccagaaccagcatcagcatcaacagggacagcagcagcaccaggTGCCGCACCATGGACTAGGCCAGAGCGCGCCTTTGCACGGAGGAATGACACACAGCGACTTCTCGCAGGCATTCCCCCACTCCCACTCTGCATTGGCCCACGGGCTGGAGCTCCATGCAGCCATGCATAACCCCAACCTACAGTCGCCGCTTCGGCTCAAGAAGCCCGACGACAGcaccgacgacgaggacgaggacaaCGCGTCGAGCCAGGgcgtcagcagcagcaacaccagTAGCTTGGGCGAGCCAACTACTGACGCCATTCTGTTGCAGACCCCGCAGCGAGGTTCTGTGCTTGACCAGCTCCGAACTCCTGAGAAGAGCACTCCCGGCAAGCGACGGGGCACAAGCACTCTGAACTCCGGAGACTCGGACTCCCATATTGGAAGCGACGGGGCCAGCGATCTGCGACCCACGGCGCTGGCCCGATCTGTGAGCGAGCAGTCGTACCCGTTTGCGACTCCGGTGCGAAAGTCGCTGGGCCTCGACTCCCTCAAGCAtttctcttccacctcgCTGTCTCTGGACTCGCCCACACGGGGCAAGCACTCTCTGGACGACCTGGACATGTACCCCATGACCCACAGTGCCAAGCGGCGGATGCTCAACAGCGGGCGAGCCGCTCACATGCTCGGTGGAGGTGTCAGCCTGGGTACACTGAAGCTTGATGCTCAGTCGCAGTCCATGATGCCTCCGACGTCATGGTCTTCCGGAACTTCGTTTGGCTACTCGTCAATGACCGAGTTCTCTTTCGGACGGTATGGCAATTCGCCCGTCCGAGGTGGAGGCACTGGCGGCAGCAACGCACTCAGTGCTGTGGGCTCGGCTGCTCTCTCCACAGCCGCTGCTCTTTCTCCAGTTCGTAACGGAGGCCTTACACTGGCCCCTCTAACCCCCGCTACTACACTGGCCCCTCCCGTGTCGAACCTCCCGTCCTTCACCTCTCCTCGGTTCCGGTCTCCTCTGCATAAGTCTGTTCTGTCGGACTCCCCCCGAGGCTCTCTGATGGGTCCTCCTGTAACATCTCGGGAGCTGGACGATCTGGCCCATTCGCCTTCGTCGCGACGTGTGCAGGCCTTGCTGGATGAGGACGACCACATTTCCCGCGCGTGCTTTGGCTCGCCTGGCAAGCGGGCGGCTCGATCGCAGCAGTTCCTGGACCACTCGGTGTTATTTGAGCACTCTGGCGACCACGTTGACGTGTTTGGCGTGGATGTGTGTCAGGTGGTTCGACGGGCAGTGGAGAATGGCGGCGCTGACGGAGGCAAGAGTGCTTCTCCCGGATCTGGTAACTGGGATTCTATTGATTTTCGACGAATGATTATTGAGGAGGGTATTCGTCTGGACAGTCCCATCAAGACGCAGGACGGGTACCGGATCGGTCTTTCTCCCTCCCGGCTCCGACGATGAAGCGTGTCTGCAAGGCACGGTTCAAGCGAGTTTGGAGTCATTTCCTCTCACATCAGACCCCTTTTCTATTTATTGTGACATTATGCACGGGCAGGTAATTTATGAGTATATTAACATATTAACATCTATATAAGTTTGTGATTGTAGTGGAGATTTAGGGATCGTATTTCTGAGACAACTGAGTCTTTAGAGTCTTTATATAATAATATGATAGATGGCATGTGGTGAAGCCATGGTAGAAATGTGTGTCACCATGCTACGGTATATAGAAAATGGGTGTATGACACGGTCTATGTGATGCTGGTCTATTCTCTCTTCTTATATAAACACTTGCgtttcccttttttttttactctCTATGGCTCACGTTCTGTTGCTTTGGATTTATCGGATATGGACTTCGGATTTATTAGCTTTGGATGGGTCGGTGGGTTGGGTTAGCTACCTTTTATGTTCGGTGAGGGTTTGGAAGCACCTTATTGGCCCCGCAGATGGATGAACGTACGTCTTCATTCACACTGCCCTTCCGGTATACGCCTCAATTCGCCTCGACACGTTTATTTCGCCTCATATCACCCTTCAGTTCAAGGTAACATTCCCCTGACACGTTCCTCTGTACCAGTTGCAGCTGAGACGCGCACTAGTGACCAGTACGAGAACATTCAGTCTACCAAACACTGCccttctccagcactcGTACCATGATCTGGAACAACCGTCTGATTTTGGCgttgtcgctgctgctgcgcCTGCATCTCGCCATCTCGCCGTCTTACATCCACCCCGATGAGCACTTTCAGGGCCCGGAGTACGCGCTGGGCAACCTGTTTGACTGGGCCCATGAAACCACCTGGGAGTTCAGGGGCGACAGTCCCATTCGCAGCTTTGTGCCGCTATGGATCCTGTATACTGCTCCCCTGAGCGTGTTGAATTTCCTGTGGAAGGGTCAGTTGTCGCCTCGAGAAGCTTACTGGTTCATCCGAGCCGGCCACGCGCTGGCATACTGGATTCTGGGAGACATGGCTCTGGACCGATTGAGCGACAGCAAAAAGAGCAAGACCAAGACGCTGTATCTCGTGGGATGCTCCTACGTCACGTGGTCATACCAGAGCCAtaccttctccaactccacagAGACactgctggtactgtgGTGTCTTGTGATCATCAAAGAGAGCCAGCAACGGCACTCAATGCACCATCAACGTGTCCACAAGTTTATGGATGCTGGTTTGCTCGGTCTGCTTATTGTCATTGGAACCTGGAACCGAGTTACTTTCCCTCTATGGCTCATTGTTCCTGGACTGACCTACCTACGGAAGTACCTCATTCATAACATTTCGTCGCTCATACTGCTTATTGCCAGTGTAGCTCTCACGGCCTTCTTTGTCATCCATGTTGATTCAGTTCATTATGACCTTGAATGGACCATCACTCCCCTCAACTCCTTCCTGTACAATTCTCAAGGACACAATCTGGCTGAGCACGGCATTCACAACAGACTCACACACCTCGTGAGCAACCTCCCTGTGCTTCTGGGTCCTCTTCTTATTCTTCTGAGAACCCCTTCTCAATACTGGAAGTCTCTGCAGTTCCAGAGCGCCATCAGTGGTGTCTTCTTCCTGTCCTTGTTTCCCCACCAGGAGGCTAGATTCCTCATGCCGGCAGTTCCGCTCCTGATTTCCTGCTACGACATCAATGCTGTGCCAAGAAGATTTACCTCGGCTATATTCCTCCTGTCGTACGTGTTCAACATCATCATGGGCTTCCTTATGGGTACtcttcatcaaggaggagtggtTCCAGCCCAACACTACCTGTCCAAACACGTTGACAGCGGCTCGCACACAGTGGTCTACTGGAGAACATACAAACCTCCCTCGTGGCTGTTAGGTATTCCAGAGGGTGAGCTTGAGATTCTCGATAAAGACCATCCTCTAGGAACAAACCTGTTCAAAAGAGTCACGGATGAGATCGAAAACATCCAAatcagacacaaaaagaccATGGTGACGGTTCTGGATCTCATGggatcttctccagagtaTGTCAATGATGTCATTGCAGCTCTGGCACCGATTAACCCCCTCCTTGTTGCACCAGTAGCTGGTCTGAAGGAGCTAGACCTTCCCGCGTACAAGGAGGTGTGGAAGACCCGATTCCATCTTGGATTGGACCACATTGATGGGTTGGAGAGCCTGGAACCGGGTCTAGTGGTCTTGGAAGTGCTATAATCCGGCCCAGCCTTATATTTATTGGAATCAGGAAACATAATTGTACATAATTAATTCGTAAGTTTAACAGAAAGAGATTAAC
Encoded here:
- a CDS encoding uncharacterized protein (Compare to YALI0C01463g, similar to uniprot|Q04174 Saccharomyces cerevisiae YOR149C SMP3 protein kinase C pathway protein) — its product is MDEGITPIKYNTSALPTLNSNLLKSLSSVHLPPPPSTRAMSSRTSSSKMYCYTPESSQGKQQRYNQNGQQQQQQQQQQTPADYSPHLGDVNLSMSNVMYTPPSSQQRFVNTNQKQQHNNSQQPYFTPTVPQSMRYKVDKENVPLYSPDLKASTKPPQPFFCVDNKDANSNSASPVDAPAKLRIPEPNEFPEIVDEGTKPPFSYAQLIGMAILRSPNRKLTLSQIYEWINTTFKWYSQQKSGWQNSIRHNLSLNKAFKKQERPKSDPGKGNYWMIEPGMEQQFLKERINKKPAPQQESRYSREAMSRSNSDSMGQGSFGESHGPPPSQFMGVMSPFKATPMQNGAVQGQIPMQMPTSISHHTQQQQQQPQQVQHTQQQPQQQQQHHQQHQNQHQHQQGQQQHQVPHHGLGQSAPLHGGMTHSDFSQAFPHSHSALAHGLELHAAMHNPNLQSPLRLKKPDDSTDDEDEDNASSQGVSSSNTSSLGEPTTDAILLQTPQRGSVLDQLRTPEKSTPGKRRGTSTLNSGDSDSHIGSDGASDLRPTALARSVSEQSYPFATPVRKSLGLDSLKHFSSTSLSLDSPTRGKHSLDDLDMYPMTHSAKRRMLNSGRAAHMLGGGVSLGTLKLDAQSQSMMPPTSWSSGTSFGYSSMTEFSFGRYGNSPVRGGGTGGSNALSAVGSAALSTAAALSPVRNGGLTLAPLTPATTLAPPVSNLPSFTSPRFRSPLHKSVLSDSPRGSLMGPPVTSRELDDLAHSPSSRRVQALLDEDDHISRACFGSPGKRAARSQQFLDHSVLFEHSGDHVDVFGVDVCQVVRRAVENGGADGGKSASPGSGNWDSIDFRRMIIEEGIRLDSPIKTQDGYRIGLSPSRLRR
- a CDS encoding uncharacterized protein (Compare to YALI0C01485g, similar to uniprot|Q04174 Saccharomyces cerevisiae YOR149C SMP3 protein kinase C pathway protein, similar to Saccharomyces cerevisiae SMP3 (YOR149C); ancestral locus Anc_5.487), whose amino-acid sequence is MIWNNRLILALSLLLRLHLAISPSYIHPDEHFQGPEYALGNLFDWAHETTWEFRGDSPIRSFVPLWILYTAPLSVLNFLWKGQLSPREAYWFIRAGHALAYWILGDMALDRLSDSKKSKTKTLYLVGCSYVTWSYQSHTFSNSTETLLVLWCLVIIKESQQRHSMHHQRVHKFMDAGLLGLLIVIGTWNRVTFPLWLIVPGLTYLRKYLIHNISSLILLIASVALTAFFVIHVDSVHYDLEWTITPLNSFLYNSQGHNLAEHGIHNRLTHLVSNLPVLLGPLLILLRTPSQYWKSLQFQSAISGVFFLSLFPHQEARFLMPAVPLLISCYDINAVPRRFTSAIFLLSYVFNIIMGFLMGTLHQGGVVPAQHYLSKHVDSGSHTVVYWRTYKPPSWLLGIPEGELEILDKDHPLGTNLFKRVTDEIENIQIRHKKTMVTVLDLMGSSPEYVNDVIAALAPINPLLVAPVAGLKELDLPAYKEVWKTRFHLGLDHIDGLESLEPGLVVLEVL